One Urechidicola croceus genomic window, AATACCCTTATTTCACTTGCTGTTATTTATCTTTTATATATGAATAAAAGTTTTGTTTTATTTTCAATCAAGTTTTATTTAATAGCTTTTATTGTTTTAAGTTCAATTTATTTTTATGAGTTAAACTCAGAATTTTCAAATGGATATTTATTCGCATTTTATGTAAGGAGAATGTTGATTCATCCTATTTTTTTATTGATTTTATTGCCTGCTTTTTACTATCAGAATAAAGTTAATAATATTCCAAAAATAGACTAGCCAATTTCTTTTAGTGCCTTTTTGAACTCAGTCCATTGTATATTGTTATCATCTGTAAAATCGTAGCCATGTAAAAGTTTGGATGCAACAAACCCTCGTAAAAATCCGCTAATTTCCGCTTGCTTTAGAAGAGCGATGATTTCTATTTTTGATAGGGATCCGTCATTGTTTTTATCAAAAAAACTAAATGCATCTTCTGGTGTATCAAAGTGACCTGTAATTACAATTCTAATTTTTTCTAAAATTTGTTTTTGTTTTTTACTTCCCATTGTATCTATATTTAATTTTCAGTTTTAAGATACAGTTTTTATCTAAATAAATATTTAATTGTTATTAATTTAATTGTTTTTTTGATGTAGTGAAAAGTAACTTTAACATATTTTTTGTAATTAATTATATGGAATGAGTAATTTTGCATTATTAAATGAAAAAGTTTTTTAACAAAACAATATCTTTAGCATTATCGTTGATAGTGCTTTTTTCAACTGTATCTTTTACAGTAGACAAGCATTTTTGTGGAGAACACTTAATGGATGTTGCCGTTTTTTCAGCTGCAGAAAATTGTGGGATGGAGATGATTCAAAAGACATCTCATGAAGTTCAAGTAAAGAAAAAATCTTGTTGTAGAAATGAATTCCAAATTGTAGAAGGGAATTCTCTTGAGCAACAAGCAATTCAAAAAATGGAGTTTCCACAATTGTATTTTGTAGTTGCTTTTATTTCTTTATTTACTGAATCTTTTGATAATTCAATAGAACAATCTTATTGCTATTATGACCCACCTCTGGTCAAAAAAGATATAACTGTACTTTTCGAAAATTTTAGAATTTGATTTATTAATTAAGCATTAAATACGTCTTGTATAGACGTATTCTCACTATTGTTTAATTATTAAAAAAAATCAAATAAATGAAATTAAAAATCATATTTATAATATTTATTTTTTTACCGTTATGTTCAATTGCTCAGGAAAGTTTTAGAGGAATGGTCATGATTCAAGAAAATGGTAAAATAAGCGGGCTTGAAGGAGCCACAGTCTATTGGCTAGACACAGATGTAGGTACTACAACTAATGAAAATGGATGGTATACAATTGGATATAAACCTGAGTATAAGAAATTAGTTATAAGTTTTGTAGGTTATCAAACTGATACTATTGAAGTCAATTCAAATAAGGAGTTACATCACCTTTTAAAAGAAGGAAATGAATTAGAAGCAGTTGAAATTGAAACTAAGAGAAAGTCGACATCAACTTCTTATTTACTAACAGAAAACACTAGTAGAATAAGTAGTGAAGAACTTTTAAAAGCAGCATGTTGTAATCTATCTGAAAGTTTTGAAACCAATCCTTCTATTGATGTTAATTTTTCTGACGCTGTAACTGGTACAAAGCAAATTCAAATGTTAGGATTGAATAGTCCTTATATATTAATCGCTCAGGAAAATATTCCAACAGTTAGAGGTGCCTCACAAGCCTATGGACTTACATTTACTCCAGGCACATGGGTTGAAAGTATTCAAATAACCAAAGGTGCAGGTAGTGTTGTAAATGGTTATGAGAGTATTGCAGGTCAAATAAACGCTGAACTTGTTAAACCATTAACAGATAATAAGTTTTTCTTAAATGCTTATGGTTCTAATAATGGAAGAGTGGAATTAAACACTCATTTTAATCAGAAATTATCAGATAAATGGAGTACAGGAATCTATTTACATGGTAATAATCGCTCTAAGAAAATAGATTCTAATGACGATAATTTTCTAGATGTTCCATTAGCAAAACAAATTAATGTGATGAATAGATGGCAGTATCAAAATGCTGAAAAAGGTTGGGTTAGTTTCTTGAATTTAAGATATTTATCAGATGAAAAACAGGCTGGAGAAATTAATTTTGATCCAGATAGTGATAAGTTTTCGACAACCATTTGGGGGAGCGAAATCAACACTAGTAGGTTTGACGCCTCGTTAAAGTTGGGATATGTATTCCCCGAAATTCCATATCAAAGTTTTGGTTTCCAAACAGCCTTCAGTAATCACAAACAAGAATCTTATTATGGTTTAAGAACTTACGATATTGAGCATCAAAGTGTGTATTCAAGTTTATTGTTTAATTCAATAATTGGAGATACAAGAAATAAGTTTAAGACAGGGATTAATTTTACTTATGATAAGTATAAAGAGTTTGTAAGTATAACTGATCATAGTAGGGTTGAAAATTCCATTGGAGGTTTTTTTGAATATACATTTGATGACTTAGAAAATTTTAGTTTGATTGCTGGAATAAGGGCAGATCAACATAATAAACTTGATTTTTTTGTGACTCCTAGATTACATTTGAGATATGCTCCTTGGGAAAAAGGAGTATTAAGAGCATCTATAGGAAGAGGGAAAAGGAGTGCAAATATTTTTGCAGAAAACCAACAGTTATTTGCTTCAAATAGAAGTGTGAATATTGTTGAGAATGGAGGCGATATATATGGTCTTGAGCCAGAAGTTGCATGGAATTATGGGTTTAGTTTTTTACAAGGGTTTAATCTTTTTGATCAAAAAGGTGAAGTGATTTTTGATTATTATAAAACAGATTTTACAAATCAAGTAGTTGTGGATTGGGAAAATTCAGAGCAGATTTCTTTTTATAATATAGAAGGAAAAAGTTTTGCAAATAGTTTTCAAACTGAATTAAGTTATAATCCATTTGGAAATTTTGATATCAAACTTTCTTATAAATATTATGATGTTCAAACTGAATATTTATCAGGGAAAAACGAAAAACCTTTAATTCCGAAACACCGATTTTTTGCAAACCTAAGTTACAATACTCAAAAGGAATCTGAGAGTTTTTGGAAATTTGATGCAACCTATAATTTGGTTGGTAGACAACGCTTTCCTTCAACTAATGAAAGCCCATCAGAATTTCAAAGATCAGCATATTCTGAAAAAACAAATTTGTTAAATTTACAAGTAACTAAAGTTTTTTCTCGTAATTTTGAAATGTACTTAGGAGGAGAAAACATTACAAATACAACTCAAAATAATCCGATTGTATCTTCAGAAAATCCTTTTGGTTCATATTTTGATAGTACGATGATATACGCACCAATTAATGGGGCAAATTATTATTTAGGATTACGTTATAATTTAAAATGAGATACATGAAAAAACTATTTTTATTTTTTGGATTAGGATTAATGACTATGTCATTATCAGCACAAAACAAAAATGCAAAAGCGCAAGTAGAAGTTGATGGAGTATGTTTAATGTGTAAAGCACGTATTGAAAAAGCAGCATTAACAACTAAAGGAGTGAAATATGTAAATTGGGATGTTGAATCGCATTTACTTTCTTTAATTTTTGATGAAAATAAGACAAATTTAAAAGCGATTCAGGAAAATGTAGCTGCAGTAGGTCATGATACACAAGAGATACAATGCTCTATTAGTTCATATAACAATCTACATCCTTGTTGCAAATACAAAGAAGAGGAAGTGCTAGAAGATCATAAAAAAGAATAGTACTACTAAAAATATTTTTAACCCGAACTTAACTTAAGTTCGGGTTTTTTCTTTGATTAAGTTAAACGTATTTATTTGTTTTCTTATCAAGAAATCCAAAGTTGTATATTTACAATATGACTTTTCCAGTAACATTTGATTTTTTTGGTAAAGAGTATAATGCTCATTTTATTTTTGAAACTTTAGCATTTTTTATTGCTTTCAGATATTACGTTTTATTGAAGAAACAAGAAGGTGATGAAATAAAGTCTATCAATAGATTAGTTATTATTTTAGGTGCAACTATTGGAGCATTAATTGGTTCAAGGTTTCTTGGAATATTAGAAAATCCAGTTGATATATTTAAATCAAGTTTTATTGATATTTATAAAAGTAAAACAATAATTGGTGGTTTAATTGGAGGTTTGATAAGTGTCGAATTTTTTAAGAAACTATTGAAAGAAAAAAAATCATCTGGAGATTTATTTGTTTTTCCATTGATACTTGGAATACTAATTGGGAGAGTTGGTTGTTTTTTTGCGGGAATATCTGAACCTACATACGGAATAGAAACTACTTTTTTTACAGGAATTGATTTAGGAGATGGATTACTTAGGCATCCTACAGCTTTGTATGAAATTCTATTTTTATTTACCCTATTTTTATTTTTGAAATTTATCAAATCAAAAATAAATTTTAAGAATGGAAGTCTATTCAAAATATTCATGATATTGTACTTTTTATTTAGATTTTTAATAGAGTTTGTTAAGCCAAATGGGTTTTATACAGTGGGTTTAAGTTCTATTCAAATTGCTTGTTTGCTTACATTTTTGTATTATTACAAATACATACTTCAACCAAAAAACTTAATTGCTCATGCCTGAAAGAAATTACACATACTACGATTTCACTACAAGTCTATGTGAAAAATGTTTGAGAAGGGTAGATGCTAAAATTATTTTTCAAGAAGAAAAAGTTTATATGTTGAAGCGTTGTCCTGATCATGGTTATTCTAAAGTTTTAATTGCTGATGATATAGAATATTATAAACAAATCAGAAATTATAACAAAGTGTCGGAAATGCCCTTAAAATTCAATACTAAAACAGATTATGGTTGCCCTTATGATTGTGGCTTGTGTTCAGATCATGAACAACATTCATGCTTGACTGTTATTGAAGTTACCGATAGATGTAACTTGACTTGTCCAACTTGCTATGCAGGTTCTTCACCACATTTTGGTAGACATAGAACTCTTGAAGAAGTTGAAAAAATGTTGGATACAATAGTTGAAAATGAAGGAGAGCCTGATGTGGTTCAACTAAGTGGAGGTGAGCCAACAATTCATCCTCAGTTTTTTGAAATATTGGATTTGGCAAAATCTAAACCAATAAAGCATTTGATGCTCAATACGAATGGAGTTCGTATTGCAAAAGATAAAGAGTTTGTCAAGCGTCTAGCATCATATCAACCAGATTTTGAAATATATTTACAGTTTGATTCCTTTAAACCAGAAGTTTTAGAATCTCTAAGAGGTAAAGATTTGTTGGAAGTTAGAAGAAAAGCAATTGAAAATTTAAATGAAGTTAACTTATCAACAACACTTGTAATTACTTTGCAAAAAGGGTTTAATGATGATGAAATTGGGAAGATAATTGAATATGCTTTGAAACAAAAATGCGTTCGAGGTGTAACTTTTCAGCCAACTCAAATAGCAGGGCGTTTAGATAATTTTAATTCTGAAACTGATAGAATAACCTTAACAGAAGTTCGACGTAAAATTTTAGAACAAGCACCAATTTTTAATTCTGATGATTTGATTCCAGTTCCTTGTAATCCGGATGCTTTAGTCATGGGTTATGTATTGAAAATTGATAATGAAGTATTTCCGTTGACAAGGTATATCAATCCAGAAGATTTATTAAACAATTCTAAAAACACTATTATATATGAACAGGATGAAAAGTTGCATAAACATATGTTGAATTTGTTTAGTACAGGTAATTCCGTTGAAACTGCACAAGAAGAATTACATTCAATATTGTGTTGTTTACCTCAGATTGAAGCGCCAAATTTGACCTATGATAATTTATTTAGAATTATCATTATGCAATTTGTAGACGCCTATAATTTTGATGTAAGAGCAATTAAGAAATCTTGTGTTCATATAGTAAACAAAGATTATAAAATCATTCCATTTGAAACTATGAATTTGTTTTATAGAGATGATAAAGTAGAGCGTTTAGAAGAACTAAAAAAAATGAATTAGCATGGGAGCACTGTTGTTATTAATACCTTTGGCATTAGTTATTTTCGGATTGGTGAAACTTCTTTCGGGAAATAAAAAAATTAAGACATACAATTCAGATACAGAAGAATATAAAAAAGGAATGAAGGATTTGGAAATAGGGATAAACACTTTTATAGTTATTTCAGTACTATTAATTATTGGTTTTTCAATGTGTTTTGGTCTCTTGGCTGGGTTTTAAAAATAAAATAAAAAAGCTCCGAAATTCGGAGCTTTTTTATTGTGAGATAATATCTCAATATTTTATTACATCATTCCTGGCATTCCACCACCCATTGGAGGCATTCCACCAGCAGGAGCATCTTCTTTAATATCAACTAAAGCACATTCTGTAGTTAAAATCATTCCAGAAACTGATGCTGCGTTTTCAAGTGCAACACGAGTTACTTTAGTAGGGTCAATAATACCAGCTTTTAGCATTTTTACATATTCGCCAGTTTTTGCATTATAACCAAAATCTCCTTTTCCTTCTAATACTTTAGAAACAACTACCGATCCTTCTTTGCCTGTATTTTCAACAATTTGACGTAATGGTTCTTCAATTGCTCTATCAACTATTTTAATTCCAGTTACTTCATCAAGATTATCTGTAGTTATTTTTTCTAATACAGATTTCGCTCTTACAAGAGCAACACCACCACCAGCAATAATTCCTTCTTCAACAGCTGCTCTTGTAGCATGTAAAGCATCATCAACACGATCTTTCTTTTCTTTCATTTCAACTTCACTTGCAGCACCAACATAAAGTACAGCAACACCCCCAGCTAATTTAGCCAAACGCTCTTGTAACTTTTCTTTATCGTAGTCTGATGTTGTAGTTTCAATTTGAGATTTAATTTGTGATACTCTAGCTTTAATTGTATCTCCATCACCGGCACCATTTACAATAGTTGTATTGTCTTTATCAATTGTTACTCTTTCAGCGGTTCCTAGCATATCTAAAGTAGTTTTTTCTAATGATAAACCAAGTTCTTCAGAAATTACTGTACCTCCAGTTAAGATAGCGATATCTTGTAACATTGCTTTTCTTCTATCTCCAAATCCAGGAGCTTTTACAGCAGCAATTTTCAAAGCACCACGTAATTTATTCATTACTAATGTTGCTAAAGCTTCACCTTCAACATCTTCAGCAATAATTAATAATGGCTTTCCACTTTGTGCAACAGGCTCTAAAATTGGAAGTAAATCTTTTAATGAAGTAATTTTTTTCTCAAATAATAAAATGTAAGGATTTTCTAAATCAACCAACATTTTATCTGTATTTGTTACGAAGTAAGGAGATAAATAACCTCTATCAAATTGCATACCTTCAACAATATCAACATATGTTTGAGTTCCTTTTGCTTCTTCAACAGTAATAACTCCTTCTTTACCAACTTTTCCAAAAGCTTCAGCGATTAAATCACCAATAGTTTCGTCATTATTAGCCGAAATTGAAGCAACTTGTTTAATCTTATCAGATTTGTTTCCTACTTCTTGAGATTGCTTTTGTAAATCTTTTACAATTGCTTCTACTGCTTTATCAATTCCACGTTTTAAATCCATTGGATTTGCTCCAGCCGCAACATTTTTTAATCCTTCTTTTACAATTGCTTGCGCCAATACAGTTGCAGTTGTTGTTCCGTCACCAGCAAGATCATTGGTTTTAGAAGCAACTTCTTTAACCATTTGAGCTCCCATATTTTCTAATGGATCTTCTAATTCAATTTCTTTAGCAACTGAAACACCATCTTTAGTGATTGATGGTCCGCCAAAGGCTTTTCCAATTACAACATTACGACCTTTTGGTCCTAAAGTTACTTTTACTGCATTTGCTAATGCATCAACTCCACGTTTTAAACCGTCACGTGCTTCAATATCAAATTTTATATCTTTTGCCATTTTCAGTAATTTTTAAAGGATTGCGAAAATATCGCTTTCTCTCATTATTAAATAATCATTTCCATCTACAGTTAATTCTGTTCCTGCGTATTTTCCATAAAGAACAGTATCTCCAACTTTTACAGTTGTTGGTTCGTCTTTAGTACCTTTACCAACAGCAACAACTTTTCCTCTTTGTGGTTTCTCTTTTGCTGAATCAGGAATGATGATTCCGCTAGCGGTTGTTGTTTCAGCAGGTGCTGGTTCAACCAAAACTCTATCAGCTAATGGTTTTATGTTTATTTTACTCATCTTAAATTAATTTTATAGTTTGTTAATTCTTTGAATTATTTTTCCAAAATTATGCCAAATGGTGTTTTATGACAAAATGCAAAAAAAAAATGCCAACGTGTCATTTTCGTTGGCATTTTAAAATTATCTTTCTACTGAACTTTATTGTATTGTGTCAGTTGTTGTTGGCGCTTGAGTAGGAAGATCTTGTACATCTCTATTGTCTAGAGTTTCTTGTATCATTGTATCTTCTGGTAAATTATCTTTATTTGGCACAGCAAAATTAGATAATAAAATCAACGCTAATAAAGCAATCGAAAGTGTCCATGTACTTTTATCTAAAAAGTTAGTTGTGCTTTGAACTCCACCGCCAATTGATTGAGATCCACTGCCTCCAAATGAAGAAGATAACCCTCCGCCTTTTGGATTTTGAACCATTATAATTAATACGAGTAGCACTGCTACAATCATAATCAAAACTAAAAATAGTGTATAACTCATAATTTATTTTTTATCTAATAATTTTATTGCTTTTATTCGGTCTGCAAAGAAACTACTTTTTTCTGGATATTTCAAACTTAAAATGCGATATGCTTTTATAGCGTTTTCATATTTTTTTTGCTCTAAATAAACTTTAGCAAGTGTTTCGGTCATCAGGCTATCATAATCGGCTTTGTTGTGTTCAATTAATGTTGAATTTGAATCAATATTCTTGACTGGTCTTATCTTTGGGTTTTTAGCTATAAATTTATCAATTAAGTCAAATTTTACTTCTCTATTATCCTTTTTTTCTTCTCTTTTAATTGGTGTAAATGTTCCTAATTGAAGCCATTCATTGAAAGAATGAGATTCTGAACTTTCAAATTCTAAAGGTTTTCCTATTTCAAGTATTTCAGTATTTTGCTTATTCTTTTTAGGAGAAAAGGTGTTTTTTATTTTTTGATGTAGTGATTTTACAACTTCAGCATCAATCACTTCAATTTCTTCTAAAATTACTTGTTCAGAATCATTAGCTATTGTTTTTTTATCAAAAAACTGAGAAGATGTAATAAAATCAAATAAAATACTTCTGTCAGCAGTATAAGCGGCTGTAGTTTTGAGTGTTTGATTGTATCTAAAACTATCTTGATTTTTAAGACCTTTTAAATAAATTGCTCTAGCAGATTGAAAATATGGAAACGTATTTATTATATCCTCTAATTCATCAGTATGGGCTTTATTGATGTCTTTAGGTGAATTAAGTAAATATGTAAATTCTTGAGTATTCATTTTACCACTGTGCTACTGAAGCATTAAATATATCTTGTGTTATTCTTTCAAAAATGACTGAAAAAGCATCATCTAAAATACTGCCAGTAAGTTGTGCCTGAGCATCATAATCATGAAAAAAGGAGAAAGTTTGTTCAAATTCTTTTTCTTCTTCATATTTATTATAATAACGAACATTCACAGTAATTGTCAATCTATTTTGAGCGGCAGTTTGATCGGCGGTTGCCGTCATAGGATTGATTCTATAACCTGTAATTTCGCCTTCAAATATAATATCACCATCACTTTTAACCAAATCAAGATTTGTTTGACTTATAAATATGTCTTGCAATGCTAATGTGAATTGCTGACTTAAAGTTGGTTCGATTAATGGTGCGTTGTTTGGAAAATAATCAATTTGAACAGTTTTTACATCTTCATGTAATGTTACACCTCCAAATGAATAAATACCACAACTTTGAGTTGATATTAATAGTAAAAATATACTAATTGTATAAAAAGTTTTTTTCATTCTATAGGTCGTATTGTTTTATTTTTCGGTACAAGGTTCTTTCAGATATACCAAGTTCTTGTGCCGCTAATTTACGTTTTCCACTATTGCGTTCAAGAGATTTTTTTATCATTTCAAATTCTTTATCCTGAAGGGATAATGTTTCGTCTTCATCTATTGTTTCTGCAAAGTCATAATCGTCTACTTCAGTTTGATATTTTTTTTGAGGGTAGACTACTTCAACGTTATTATCTCTAATCACTTCTGGTTTTTCCTCATTATATATTTTGTTAATTAACTGTTGATTTTTTTCTTCGAAATTGTCATTATTTCCATGTTTCATTAAATCTAAAGTCAATTTTTTTAAATCATTAATATCACTTCTCATATCAAATAAAACCTTGTACATTATTTCACGCTCATTGGCAAAATCTGATTTTGATTTTGTATCAGAAATGACTGAAGGTAGATTTCTGTTTCCTTGGGGTAAATATTGTGATAATTTTTCAGAATTAACACTTCTACTTTCTTCTACAACGGATATTTGTTCTGCAATATTTCGTAACTGTCTAATATTTCCAGGGAAATCATAGTTTTGAAGCCTTGAAATTGCATCATCAGTTAAGCGTATAGTAGGCATTTTATATTTTTGGGCAAAATCTGAAGCAAACTTTCTAAATAATAAATGAATATCATCTTTTCTTTTTCTAAGTGGAGGAAGGTCTATTTCAATAGTGCTTAACCTATAGTATAAATCTTCTCGAAACTTTCCTTTTTCAATTGCGTCGTGCATTTTTAAATTTGTTGCAGCAACTATACGTACATTTGTTTTTTGAACTTTACTTGAACCAACTTTAATGAATTCGCCATTTTCTAAAACACGTAATAGGCGTACTTGTGTGGTGAGTGGAAGCTCCCCAACTTCATCTAAAAATATGGTTCCGCCATCTGCAACTTCAAAATAACCATTTCTTGTTGATGTAGCACCAGTAAAAGAACCTTTTTCATGACCGAATAGTTCACTATCTATAGTTCCTTCTGGTATTGCGCCACAGTTAACAGCTATATATTTTGCATGTTTACGATGTGATAAAGCATGAATTATTTTTGGTATACTTTCTTTACCTACACCGCTTTCTCCTGTAACCAATACAGAAATATCGGTAGGAGCAACTCGAATTGCTTTTTCAAGAGAACGATTTAATTGAGGGTCGTTTCCTATAATTTCAAAACGTTGTTTAAGTGCTTGTAAGTTTTCCATTTATTTTTTAATTATTGTCAGAATATCCAACAGCATTTCCAAGTAATGTTGCTGAAGTACAATCGTCAACTTTAACATTCACAAAATCTCCAATTTTATAATGCTCTTTTGGAAATATCACCATTGTATTTTGTGTGTTTCTTCCTTTCCAGTGTAAATTAGATTTTTTTGATTCTCCTTCAATTAAAACCTCCATTGTTTTGCCAATAAAAGCTTGAGTTCTATATAAACTATGTGATCTTTGTAATTGAATTATTTCTGCTAGTCGTCTTTTTTTGATTTCTTCAGGAATATCATCAGGCATTTTTTTTGCGGCAGGAGTTCCAGGTCTTTCAGAGTAAGCAAACATAAATCCATAGTCGTATTTTACATATTCCATCAAACTCAAAGTGTCTTGATGATCTTCTTCAGTTTCACCACAAAATCCAGTAATCATATCTTGACTAAAAGCACATTCTGGTATAATCTCAAGAATATTGTCAATCAATTGCATATATTCTTCACGGGTATGCTGGCGATTCATATTCTTTAATACTTTTGTACTACCAGATTGAACAGGTAAGTGTATGTATTTGCAGATATTTTTATGTTTAGCCATTACGTGTATCACGTCCAAACTCATATCTTGCGGATTAGATGTTGAGAATCTAAATCTCATTTTTGGAAATTGATTGGCACACATGTCTAATAATTGAGCAAAATCAATTGCAGTAGCTTTAGCAATATCAGAAGCCTTTTTAAAATCTTTTTTTAATCCACCTCCATACCATAAGAAACTATCTACATTTTGCCCTAGTAGAGTTATTTCTTTAAAGTTCTTGTCTGCTAATTCTTGAATTTCTTTTATTATACTCTGAGGGTCTCTACTTCGTTCTCTACCTCGAGTAAAAGGTACAACACAAAATGTACACATATTGTCACATCCTCTTGTAATTGATACAAATGCTGAAACTCCATTAGAATTTAATCGAACGGGTGATACATCTCCATAAGTTTCATCTTTTGATAAAATTACGTTTACGGCATCTCTTCCTGCATCAATCTCTTTAAGTAAATTTGGTAAATCACGATAAGCATCAGGACCAACTACTAAGTCAACAATTTTTTCTTCTTCTAAGAACTTTTCTTTTAAACGTTCTGCCATACAGCCTAGAACTCCAACTTTCATAGTGGGATTTATTCTCTTAACTGCATTGTATTTTTGTAAACGTTTTCGAACTGTTTGTTCTGCTTTATCACGAATAGAACAAGTATTTACCAATACTAAATCGGCATTTTCAATTTTAGTTGTAGTGTTAAAACCTTGTTCAGCTAATATTGATGCTACAATCTCGCTGTCATTCAAATTCATTTGACAACCGTAACTTTCAATATATAATTTTTTCTTATTACCTTCTTTGTGTTCGGTAACAAGTGCTTGTCCCTGATTTTTCTCTACAATTACATTTTCACTTTTCATATACTCAAATTGGTTTGCAAAGATACAACCAAAAAAACAAATATGACAAATTGTCACGCTAATTTTAACGCAACTTTAATAGATGTTATGCATCTACTATTTAATAACTAATTAAATTATAAAATTAT contains:
- a CDS encoding exosortase F system-associated membrane protein, with protein sequence MKKRYRIVLIILLFVLLVTLRAVSSKVFYDPFIEFFKLDYLTANFPDFNSLSLFVHLVFRYVLNTLISLAVIYLLYMNKSFVLFSIKFYLIAFIVLSSIYFYELNSEFSNGYLFAFYVRRMLIHPIFLLILLPAFYYQNKVNNIPKID
- a CDS encoding EF-hand domain-containing protein; its protein translation is MGSKKQKQILEKIRIVITGHFDTPEDAFSFFDKNNDGSLSKIEIIALLKQAEISGFLRGFVASKLLHGYDFTDDNNIQWTEFKKALKEIG
- a CDS encoding HYC_CC_PP family protein, encoding MKKFFNKTISLALSLIVLFSTVSFTVDKHFCGEHLMDVAVFSAAENCGMEMIQKTSHEVQVKKKSCCRNEFQIVEGNSLEQQAIQKMEFPQLYFVVAFISLFTESFDNSIEQSYCYYDPPLVKKDITVLFENFRI
- a CDS encoding TonB-dependent receptor, encoding MKLKIIFIIFIFLPLCSIAQESFRGMVMIQENGKISGLEGATVYWLDTDVGTTTNENGWYTIGYKPEYKKLVISFVGYQTDTIEVNSNKELHHLLKEGNELEAVEIETKRKSTSTSYLLTENTSRISSEELLKAACCNLSESFETNPSIDVNFSDAVTGTKQIQMLGLNSPYILIAQENIPTVRGASQAYGLTFTPGTWVESIQITKGAGSVVNGYESIAGQINAELVKPLTDNKFFLNAYGSNNGRVELNTHFNQKLSDKWSTGIYLHGNNRSKKIDSNDDNFLDVPLAKQINVMNRWQYQNAEKGWVSFLNLRYLSDEKQAGEINFDPDSDKFSTTIWGSEINTSRFDASLKLGYVFPEIPYQSFGFQTAFSNHKQESYYGLRTYDIEHQSVYSSLLFNSIIGDTRNKFKTGINFTYDKYKEFVSITDHSRVENSIGGFFEYTFDDLENFSLIAGIRADQHNKLDFFVTPRLHLRYAPWEKGVLRASIGRGKRSANIFAENQQLFASNRSVNIVENGGDIYGLEPEVAWNYGFSFLQGFNLFDQKGEVIFDYYKTDFTNQVVVDWENSEQISFYNIEGKSFANSFQTELSYNPFGNFDIKLSYKYYDVQTEYLSGKNEKPLIPKHRFFANLSYNTQKESESFWKFDATYNLVGRQRFPSTNESPSEFQRSAYSEKTNLLNLQVTKVFSRNFEMYLGGENITNTTQNNPIVSSENPFGSYFDSTMIYAPINGANYYLGLRYNLK
- a CDS encoding heavy-metal-associated domain-containing protein; amino-acid sequence: MKKLFLFFGLGLMTMSLSAQNKNAKAQVEVDGVCLMCKARIEKAALTTKGVKYVNWDVESHLLSLIFDENKTNLKAIQENVAAVGHDTQEIQCSISSYNNLHPCCKYKEEEVLEDHKKE
- a CDS encoding prolipoprotein diacylglyceryl transferase family protein — its product is MTFPVTFDFFGKEYNAHFIFETLAFFIAFRYYVLLKKQEGDEIKSINRLVIILGATIGALIGSRFLGILENPVDIFKSSFIDIYKSKTIIGGLIGGLISVEFFKKLLKEKKSSGDLFVFPLILGILIGRVGCFFAGISEPTYGIETTFFTGIDLGDGLLRHPTALYEILFLFTLFLFLKFIKSKINFKNGSLFKIFMILYFLFRFLIEFVKPNGFYTVGLSSIQIACLLTFLYYYKYILQPKNLIAHA
- a CDS encoding radical SAM protein gives rise to the protein MPERNYTYYDFTTSLCEKCLRRVDAKIIFQEEKVYMLKRCPDHGYSKVLIADDIEYYKQIRNYNKVSEMPLKFNTKTDYGCPYDCGLCSDHEQHSCLTVIEVTDRCNLTCPTCYAGSSPHFGRHRTLEEVEKMLDTIVENEGEPDVVQLSGGEPTIHPQFFEILDLAKSKPIKHLMLNTNGVRIAKDKEFVKRLASYQPDFEIYLQFDSFKPEVLESLRGKDLLEVRRKAIENLNEVNLSTTLVITLQKGFNDDEIGKIIEYALKQKCVRGVTFQPTQIAGRLDNFNSETDRITLTEVRRKILEQAPIFNSDDLIPVPCNPDALVMGYVLKIDNEVFPLTRYINPEDLLNNSKNTIIYEQDEKLHKHMLNLFSTGNSVETAQEELHSILCCLPQIEAPNLTYDNLFRIIIMQFVDAYNFDVRAIKKSCVHIVNKDYKIIPFETMNLFYRDDKVERLEELKKMN
- the groL gene encoding chaperonin GroEL (60 kDa chaperone family; promotes refolding of misfolded polypeptides especially under stressful conditions; forms two stacked rings of heptamers to form a barrel-shaped 14mer; ends can be capped by GroES; misfolded proteins enter the barrel where they are refolded when GroES binds), translated to MAKDIKFDIEARDGLKRGVDALANAVKVTLGPKGRNVVIGKAFGGPSITKDGVSVAKEIELEDPLENMGAQMVKEVASKTNDLAGDGTTTATVLAQAIVKEGLKNVAAGANPMDLKRGIDKAVEAIVKDLQKQSQEVGNKSDKIKQVASISANNDETIGDLIAEAFGKVGKEGVITVEEAKGTQTYVDIVEGMQFDRGYLSPYFVTNTDKMLVDLENPYILLFEKKITSLKDLLPILEPVAQSGKPLLIIAEDVEGEALATLVMNKLRGALKIAAVKAPGFGDRRKAMLQDIAILTGGTVISEELGLSLEKTTLDMLGTAERVTIDKDNTTIVNGAGDGDTIKARVSQIKSQIETTTSDYDKEKLQERLAKLAGGVAVLYVGAASEVEMKEKKDRVDDALHATRAAVEEGIIAGGGVALVRAKSVLEKITTDNLDEVTGIKIVDRAIEEPLRQIVENTGKEGSVVVSKVLEGKGDFGYNAKTGEYVKMLKAGIIDPTKVTRVALENAASVSGMILTTECALVDIKEDAPAGGMPPMGGGMPGMM